In Caballeronia sp. TF1N1, the DNA window GACGCGTGGTCATGCTTTTAAGCCCTCGAAGGACATGTGCGATAACGTGGCCGCTTGAGTGCCTATACTGGCTTCGGACCGCCCGCAATCGCGCGCGCGAAGTCCTGCGGCAACAATCCTTCGTATCGTTTGTCGGGCGCGAATGTATGTCGAATGAACATCGACTGCGTGCGTCCGAAAAACGAAAGTCCGAATATCGTTGAAGCGAGTTCGGACGTCAATCGCGTTTCGCACCTACCTCGGGCCGCCTGAATTTAAGCGACTACATCATCGCGCCGGCGGCACGCGAAACTCCGTGCTCCCAGCGCGCCTCGTAACCGCGCCTTTTGATGGCGCTGGCCCTCGTGTCGATACGAAAACGCGGCCGGGACTGGTGCGCCCGCGTCGCCGTTTCAGGGCTTCGCGGCCAAGCGCCACGCATCGCTCTCTCACAATGTTTTTGACATTCTGGGCGCGCGGCGGCGGTTTCGTGACGCCAATCCTTAGCCAATAACCGACAAGGGCGAACGACCGCGCGATAACCCACTGATGCAAAAGCGGTTAGGGCGCGAAATGAAACCCGTTCGCACGTTGCATGGCGGATACGAACTGCCTCGCGCGCCGGCGCGAACGTTTGCGCCGTGCGTGAGCGAAAGTGCGGACAATTTAGCCATCCGAAGCAATTCGCGATAAGCGGAAGGCCGCGACGCGAACCCGGAAGTTCAGCGCCGCGGCCTCGATTTGCAGCTTATGCGACCGGCTTATTCAGCCAGTTGCAACTTGCCGTCGATGCGACGATTCAGACCCAGCGGATTCTCGGTCTTCAGCGCGTCGGGCAGAAGCGCATCCGGCAGGTCCTGATAGCTCACCGGACGCAGGAAGCGGTTGATCGCGAGGCTGCCGACCGAGGTCGAACGGCCATCCGCCGTGGACGGATACGGGCCGCCGTGAACCATCGCGTGGCCCACTTCGACGCCCGTGCCAAAACCGTTCACCAGAATGCGGCCCGTGCGGCGTTCGAGCGCCGGGAGGAAGTCGCGCGCTTCGGCGTAATCGGCTTCGTCGATATGCAGCGCCGACGTCAACTGGCCTTCGAGCGATTCGATCAGGTCCAGCATCGTCTTCTGATCCGGGCAGCGCACCACCAGCGACGACGCGCCGAAAATCTCTTCCTGCAGCGCGTGGTTCTTGAGGAAGTTCGCAGCCGTGGTCGAGAACAGCGCCGACTGGCCTTGATTGTCGCTCTTCGCTTCGACGCCGCGCGCGAGCGTCTTCACGTCCGCCTGGCTCGAAGCCTTGTCGATCGCGCCTTCGTACGCCTTGTGGATGCCCGGCGTGAGCATGGTCTGCGCAGCCGTCTCCGTCAGCGCCGCCGATGCCGCCGCGATGAACTTGTCCAGGTCAGGACTATCGACGGCGAGGATCAGGCCAGGGTTCGTGCAGAACTGGCCCGCGCCGAGCACGAGCGATTGCACGAATGCCTTCGCGATGGCTTCGCCACGGTTCTTGAGCGCGGCCGGGAACAACACGACCGGGTTGATGCTGCTCATTTCCGCATAGACGGGAATGGGTTCCTTACGCTCGGCGGCGAGCTTCATCAGCGCCGTACCGCCTCCGCGCGAGCCCGTGAAGCCTGCTGCCTTGATGCGGTTGTCCTTGACGAGGCCCTGGCCGATGTCACGACCGCTGTCGAACAGCAGCGAGAACGTGCCTTCGGGCATGCCGCAGTCCTTCACGGCCTTTTGCACCGCGCGGCCGACGAGTTCCGCCGTGCCTGGATGCGCCGAGTGCGCCTTGACGATCACCGGGCAGCCGGCGGCGAGCGCGGAAGCCGTATCGCCGCCCGCGACCGAGAACGCCAGCGGGAAGTTGCTCGCGCCGAACACGGCGACCGGGCCGACGCCGATGTGACGCAGACGCAGATCCACGCGCGGCAGCGGCTTGCGTTCGGGTTGCGCCGGGTCGATGCGCACGCCGAGATAGTCGCCGTTACGCACCACTTCCGCGAACATACGCAGTTGGCCGACCGTGCGGCCGCGTTCGCCCTCGATCCGTCCGCGCGGCAATCCGCTTTCGATGATGCAGCGCTCGACCAGGTCGTCGCCGATGTCGAGGATATTTTGCGCGATGGTTTCGAGGAATTTCGCGCGCGCTTCGGGCGCGGTTTCGCGATATACGTCGAACGCGGCCCAGGCGAGGGCGGCTGCGCGGTCGAGATCGGCGAGCGTGGCGCCCCCGAATGCCGGTTCGATGGCCGCGCCCGTCGACGCGTTGACGGCCTTGATCGAGCCGTTGCTGCCGAAAATGGATTGCTGGCCGATGAGCAGATTGCCTGTGAGTTGCATGGTGTCTCGTCCTTGACTTGAGTGAGTCGTAGCGACTGCGGCGGATGCGAGCGTCGCGCTGCGCCGACTATACGGCGCGAGAGGCGCCGCTGTATAGTGAATCCTTTCCATCGAGTGATCGCTTTCTGGAATCACCCCGCCTTTTTCTTCCGCATCGTTTGTCGCATGAAAAACACCCTGGATGTTCTGATGTCGCGGCTGCGCATGAAGCAATTGCAGTTGCTGATCGCGCTCGACGACCATAAATCGCTGCATAAAGCATCGAGCGCCATGGCGATGACTCAGTCCGCCGCTTCCAAGGCGCTCGCCGAACTCGAATCGATGCTGGAAGCGCCCTTGTTCGAGCGCGCCAAGAGCGGGGTGATTCCCAACCCGTTCGGCCGCGCCGTGGTGCGCTATGCGCGTCTGTTGGCCGCCGATCTGAGCGCGCTTTGCCAGGAAGTCGCGCAGATTCGCGCGGGCACGGGCGGGCGGCTGACGGTCGGCACGATCATGGGCGCGGTGCCGGGCGTGGTCGCGCCGATCGTCGGCGAGATGCACGCGAAGCATCCGGACCTTGCCATCGAAATTGTCGAGGACACCAGCGCGCGCATGCTCGGCATGCTGGACGACGGCCATGTCGATCTCGTGATCGGCCGCGCAAGCGTGTCGGACCAGCCGACAAAGTACCACTATCAGCCGCTCGCCGACGAACCGCTTGCCATTGTCGTGGGACAGGACCATCCGCGCGCGGCGGGACGCGAAGTCGGGCTCGCGGAACTGGCGGGTCATCGCTGGGTGACATACCCGAGTTATCTGCCGATGAGCGCGCTGCTCGAACGCGAACTCGACCTCGCCGGCTTGCCGATGCCGGCGAACCCCATCTCCACCGCGTCGCCGCTCGTGACGGTCACGCTTTTGCAGCAGAGCGCGGATATGGTGGCGATATTGCCGGCGAGCGTCGCGAAACTTTTCGAGCGCTACGGCATGTTGCGCATCTTGCCGATCCGCATGAAATCGAAGTCGCAGACGTATGGCATCGTGACGAGAAAGGGAGGCGCGCTGTCGCCGGCCGCGCGCCAGTTCGTGCAGATGCTGCGTGAAAAAGGTCGCCCGCATTAAGGCGTGCGTCGCGCCTGTCCACCTTGTCAATTAGCGAATGCGTTAGCAATTTTGCCCGTTTACGATAGTCGGGTACTCGAACTTTTTGCCTGAAGCTGGGCCTATACTGGCGTGGCATCGCGGCCTTCGAGCTTCGCGCTCCACGGCGGTTTCACCCCAGCACTTCCTTACCAGCACTTCCATACGAGCACCACGCGCCGCACGAGCGGCAACTGGGCGTTGCAATCGAGGAATCGCAGATGGCCGAAACGGCAGCCAACGGCTTGGACGGTCTCGTGGCTTCGTTGCGCGAGCAGCGGACCGCGCTGACTGAAAAATGGATGAAGCTCGTGTTCGGGGATCAGGAAGTCGAACACTCGGATCAGCTCACGTACCGGCAACTGGCGGACCACTTGCCGGAAGTCTTCGAGGAAATCTGCGTCGTGCTGGAATCGCGTAATTTGCGCGATCAGGAAGGCGTCATCGAACAAAACGCGCGGCAGCACGGGCAATGGCGTTGGCAGCAAGGGTATCGCATCGACGAACTGGTGCGTGAGCTCGACCTGTTCCGCCAGATTCTGCTTCAGGCGATTGGCGATTACGCCGCCGCGCACACGGATCTCTCGCGCACGGACGAAGAACACGCGCGGCTCATGACCGATGAAGTGGTGAGCTTCGTCACGCTGGCCTCGATTCGTGAAGCGGTGGGCGAGCGCGATCGCAAGATCGACGAATACACCGGCATGCTGGAGCGCGCGAATTACGAGCTCACGCTGCGTCAGAAGCTGATCAGCGAACTTTACGAAACGCGCATGCAGGTGACGCGCCGCGTCGCGCACGATCTGCGCAATTTCCTCAACGTATTCTCGACGGCGCTGCAACTGCTTGGCCGCTCGCCCGCGAAACGCGAGACGGCGCTTGGGCTCGCCAACCGGCAAGTGTCCGACATGGCGAGTCTAGTCGATGAAATGGTCGAATATTCGAAGGTCCTCGGCGACGATTCGCTGTTGACAGTCGAAGCGTTCGATCTCGTCGGTCTCTTCGACGAACTAATGCAGTTGAACCGCGTCGGCACCGAAGCAAAGGGCCTGAAGCTCGTCGGGCATCTGGAACCGACGCTCGGCACGGTGACATCGAACCGGCTGAAGGTAAAGCAGGTCGCGATCAACTTGCTTTCGAACGCGATCAAGTACACGTCGGCGGGCGAAATCGTGTTGACGATCGACGCCGTGGCGGACGACCGCTGGCGCTTGCGCGTAACGGACACAGGTTCGGGCATCGGTACGGCGGATCAGGAGCGCGTGTTCGAGGAATTCGAGCGCGCGGCCGAGGACGATATTCCCGGCACGGGGCTTGGGCTTGCCATCGTGAAGGAACTGTCGCGTGCGCTCGAGGGCGAGTTGCGTTTCCAGTCGGTGAAAGGACATGGAAGCGTGTTCGAAGTGATCTTCCCGCTGGTGCTCAAGCCGAAAGCGAAGTCGGCAACCTGAGGGTGGGGCGGTTTTCGGCGTGAGCGGGTTTTTGCTCATGAGCGTCATCGCCAACCTCGCCCACTCATTGCCACAGCCGTCTATTTCGGCAGCGCGCTGGAAAAGCGAGCCGAATGGACGCGTGCTTCAAGCGCCAATTCCAACACACGCGCAATACAAAAAAAGGCGAACGAGCAGCGCCCGTTCGCCTTTCTCCTTCGCCGCAAGGCAAGCTTTTACGCGGCCACCGTCTCTTCTTCCTCGACCGACGCGCGAATCAGATGATCGAACGCGCCAAGCGATGCCTTCGCACCTTCGCCGACCGCGATCACGATCTGCTTGAACGGCACCGTCGTCACGTCGCCGGCAGCGAATACGCCGGGGATCGACGTCGCGCCCTTCGCATCGACGATGATCTCGCCATGCTTCGACAGCTCGATCGTGCCCTTCAGCCATTCGGTGTTCGGCACGAGACCGATCTGCACGAACACGCCTTCGAGTTCCACGCGGTGCGAGACGCCCGTCGCCCGGTCCGTGTAGTTCAGGCCGTCGACCTTCTTGCCGTCGCCGGTGATTTCCGTGGTCTGCGCGCTCGTGACGATGGTCACGTTCGACAGGCTGCGCAGCTTCTTTTGCAACACGGCATCGGCGCGCAACTCGTTGCCGAATTCGATCAGCGTCACCGCCGCAACGACACCCGCGAGGTCGATGGCCGCTTCGACGCCGGAATTGCCGCCGCCGATGACCGCCACGCGCTTGCCCTTGAAGAGCGGGCCGTCGCAGTGCGGGCAGTAGGCCACGCCGCGTCCGCGATATTCACGCTCGCCCGGCACGTTGATTTCGCGCCAGCGCGCGCCCGTCGCCAGAATGATGGTCTTTGCCTTCAGCACCGCGCCGCTTGCCAGATGCACTTCGTTGATGCGGCCCGGGATCAGCTTGTCGGCGCGCTGCACGTCCATCACGTCGACTTCGTAGCTCTTGACGTGCTGTTCGAGCGCCGTCGCGAACTTCGGTCCTTCCGTTTCCTGCACGGAGATGAAGTTTTCGATAGCCATCGTGTCCAGCACCTGGCCGCCGAAGCGCTCGGCGACCACGCCGGTCGCAATGCCTTTGCGCGCCGCGTAGATCGCCGCTGCCGCGCCTGCAGGACCGCCGCCGACGATCAGCACGTCGAATACCGGCTTCGTTTCCAGTTGCTTCGCGGCACGCGCGGCTGAGCCCGTATCCAGCTTGGCGAGAATTTCCTTCACGCTGCTGCGGCCCTGGCCGAAGCTGTCGCCGTTCAGGAACATCGTCGGCACGGCCATGATCTGGCGGTCTTCGACTTCCTTCTGGAACAGCGCGCCGTCGATCGCCACGTGCTTGATACGCGGATTGATGATCGCCATTACATTCAGCGCCTGCACGACTTCCGGGCAGTTCTGGCACGACAGCGAGAAATACGTTTCGAACCGGTAATCGCCGTCGAGCGCGCGAATCTGCTCGATGGTTTCGTCGTCGAGTTTGATCGGATGGCCGCCGGTTTGCAGCAGCGCCAGCACGAGCGACGTGAATTCGTGACCCATCGGGATGCCGGCGAAGTGAATGCCCGCCGCCTTGCCCGGCTCGCCGATGGTGAACGACGGACGGCGTGCCGCAACGTCCTCTTTCTCGACGACGCTGATCTGCGGGGACAGCGTAGCGATTTCGTCGAGCAGGCCTTTCAGCTCACGCGATTTGTCGCTGTCGTCGAGAAAGGCGACGAGCTCGATGGGCCGCGTGACTTTTTCCAGATAGGCTTTCAACTGAGTCTTGAGATTGGCGTCCAGCATGGCGTGTGTCGTTCCCTGACGAGAGTTTTTGGAATCTTTGGACGCACTCCGTCCAAGCGCCGCCATAAAGCGGCGCCGAAACGGAATGCGTGGGTACAAACTGGGGGTGCAAGGCGCGCAGCGGGCCTGCCGCGCGCCTCGTCAGTCTCTGGAGAACCCGAGACTCAGATCTTGCCGATGAGGTCGAGCGACGGGCTCAGCGTTTCAGCGCCCGGCGTCCACTTGGCGGGGCAAACTTCGCCCGGATGCGATGCGACGTATTGCGCGGCTTGCACCTTGCGCAGCAGTTCGCCGGCGTCACGGCCGATGCCGTTGTCGTGCACTTCGCACAGCTTGATCTCGCCTTCCGGGTTGACCACGAACGTGCCACGCAGCGCCAGGCCTTCTTCTTCGATCAGCACGTCGAAGTTGCGCGAGATGGCGAGCGTCGGATCGGCAATCATCGGATACTTGATCTTTTGGATCGTGTCCGACGTGTCGTGCCATGCCTTGTGCGTGAAGTGCGTGTCGGTCGAAACGCTGTAGATTTCAACGCCCAGCTTCTTGAATTCTTCGTAGCGGTCAGCCAGATCGCCGAGTTCCGTCGGGCACACGAAGGTGAAGTCGGCCGGGTAGAACACGAACACGGACCACTTGCCCTTCAGGCTTTCTTCGGTAACGGTGACGAAATCACCCTTGTGATAGGCGGTTGCTTTGAACGGCTTGACTTGGGTGTTGATGATCGGCATTGATCGGTTCCCTTTAAGTGTGTGTTGAAGAAGTGAACGA includes these proteins:
- a CDS encoding sensor histidine kinase, with product MAETAANGLDGLVASLREQRTALTEKWMKLVFGDQEVEHSDQLTYRQLADHLPEVFEEICVVLESRNLRDQEGVIEQNARQHGQWRWQQGYRIDELVRELDLFRQILLQAIGDYAAAHTDLSRTDEEHARLMTDEVVSFVTLASIREAVGERDRKIDEYTGMLERANYELTLRQKLISELYETRMQVTRRVAHDLRNFLNVFSTALQLLGRSPAKRETALGLANRQVSDMASLVDEMVEYSKVLGDDSLLTVEAFDLVGLFDELMQLNRVGTEAKGLKLVGHLEPTLGTVTSNRLKVKQVAINLLSNAIKYTSAGEIVLTIDAVADDRWRLRVTDTGSGIGTADQERVFEEFERAAEDDIPGTGLGLAIVKELSRALEGELRFQSVKGHGSVFEVIFPLVLKPKAKSAT
- the ahpF gene encoding alkyl hydroperoxide reductase subunit F, whose protein sequence is MLDANLKTQLKAYLEKVTRPIELVAFLDDSDKSRELKGLLDEIATLSPQISVVEKEDVAARRPSFTIGEPGKAAGIHFAGIPMGHEFTSLVLALLQTGGHPIKLDDETIEQIRALDGDYRFETYFSLSCQNCPEVVQALNVMAIINPRIKHVAIDGALFQKEVEDRQIMAVPTMFLNGDSFGQGRSSVKEILAKLDTGSAARAAKQLETKPVFDVLIVGGGPAGAAAAIYAARKGIATGVVAERFGGQVLDTMAIENFISVQETEGPKFATALEQHVKSYEVDVMDVQRADKLIPGRINEVHLASGAVLKAKTIILATGARWREINVPGEREYRGRGVAYCPHCDGPLFKGKRVAVIGGGNSGVEAAIDLAGVVAAVTLIEFGNELRADAVLQKKLRSLSNVTIVTSAQTTEITGDGKKVDGLNYTDRATGVSHRVELEGVFVQIGLVPNTEWLKGTIELSKHGEIIVDAKGATSIPGVFAAGDVTTVPFKQIVIAVGEGAKASLGAFDHLIRASVEEEETVAA
- a CDS encoding LysR family transcriptional regulator encodes the protein MKNTLDVLMSRLRMKQLQLLIALDDHKSLHKASSAMAMTQSAASKALAELESMLEAPLFERAKSGVIPNPFGRAVVRYARLLAADLSALCQEVAQIRAGTGGRLTVGTIMGAVPGVVAPIVGEMHAKHPDLAIEIVEDTSARMLGMLDDGHVDLVIGRASVSDQPTKYHYQPLADEPLAIVVGQDHPRAAGREVGLAELAGHRWVTYPSYLPMSALLERELDLAGLPMPANPISTASPLVTVTLLQQSADMVAILPASVAKLFERYGMLRILPIRMKSKSQTYGIVTRKGGALSPAARQFVQMLREKGRPH
- the ahpC gene encoding alkyl hydroperoxide reductase subunit C produces the protein MPIINTQVKPFKATAYHKGDFVTVTEESLKGKWSVFVFYPADFTFVCPTELGDLADRYEEFKKLGVEIYSVSTDTHFTHKAWHDTSDTIQKIKYPMIADPTLAISRNFDVLIEEEGLALRGTFVVNPEGEIKLCEVHDNGIGRDAGELLRKVQAAQYVASHPGEVCPAKWTPGAETLSPSLDLIGKI
- a CDS encoding aldehyde dehydrogenase (NADP(+)); amino-acid sequence: MQLTGNLLIGQQSIFGSNGSIKAVNASTGAAIEPAFGGATLADLDRAAALAWAAFDVYRETAPEARAKFLETIAQNILDIGDDLVERCIIESGLPRGRIEGERGRTVGQLRMFAEVVRNGDYLGVRIDPAQPERKPLPRVDLRLRHIGVGPVAVFGASNFPLAFSVAGGDTASALAAGCPVIVKAHSAHPGTAELVGRAVQKAVKDCGMPEGTFSLLFDSGRDIGQGLVKDNRIKAAGFTGSRGGGTALMKLAAERKEPIPVYAEMSSINPVVLFPAALKNRGEAIAKAFVQSLVLGAGQFCTNPGLILAVDSPDLDKFIAAASAALTETAAQTMLTPGIHKAYEGAIDKASSQADVKTLARGVEAKSDNQGQSALFSTTAANFLKNHALQEEIFGASSLVVRCPDQKTMLDLIESLEGQLTSALHIDEADYAEARDFLPALERRTGRILVNGFGTGVEVGHAMVHGGPYPSTADGRSTSVGSLAINRFLRPVSYQDLPDALLPDALKTENPLGLNRRIDGKLQLAE